In the Colias croceus chromosome 1, ilColCroc2.1 genome, ATACAGGCTATAAATTTTCTTGGAAACTAGATCGCctgattatgaatgtatgtaaAGCTGTTGgattaccaaaaataaataaataaataattgttagaaataataaaaaaaggagGCAGCAGTAAAAAAGGATAAAGTAAGAATCTATTTGAGGACAAGTAAGaagttatttaagtttattcacacaaatacttaaaagttaaaaatcaCTATATTCCAGTTTTGTTGTTTCTTTTCCATTTGTCCCGTTGCGCGTTGTAAATCCACAATATCACTTTCAACAGTCTTATTAAGTGCTACATTTTCTCATACGTCTGCACGTGACCGCAGGCGCAAGAGCGCTCGTACACGTCGTTGTCGGCGTCGTAGCGCTCGGGCCCGTAGGCGTGCTCGTGCAGGTCGCGCGTGCGGTCGTACAGGCTGGAGCGCACGTCCATGCGCAGCGCGCGCAGGCGGCGGCGCTGCGCCGTGGCCGAGGCGCGCTCGCGCCGCGCGTCCCGCTCCGCGCGCTCGCGCTGCAGCCGCTCGGGCGCGCCCCACACCTCGCGCGCGCGCGCCTCCACCTGCGCGCGCAGGTACAGCCGCATCTCGGCGAAGCGCGCGCGGTGCGGGTTGCGGCGCCGCACGCACCGCAGCGGGGGCGGCCGCGCGTCCAGATCGCAGTCCTTCAGTAGAAACTCGCTTTTAGCTTCGGTTCTCGTGATGAGCGCGTGTTTATCGTCGTCGTCCCTGAAAATGGtagaaacgtttaaatttatatttcaacttATGGTGCGAATTGACAttgttttttcaaatattcgTTGATAACTTGATGAAGGAACCTACCTGCATTCATCACACACACTGTAATCAAATGTATCGAAGAGGTACGACTGGGGGAAGGGGCGCTCGCACTCTAGACAGTGAGGTTGCTCAGTGTGGTGCACGATAGGCGCGGGTGCGGGCACAGGCCGCAAAGGTTCTTCCTCCGTCTCCTCTATCAGGAAGCCACCACCAGAGTCAATTGCTCGTGGAATGCAGTTTTCACTTAATTtgcttctataaaaaaaaaagttacaattaaaacctgaatattttttatggtcATATTACACTAACTAACATTCAATTTGTGATGTATGagtgttttttgaattttttcatTGACCCAACTAGTAAGCCGTCCAACCACCTTAGCAGGTTTTTTGGTATTTAGGGTGCTTGTACACAGTGCATACACAGAGCACACAGATTAGTTGCGCGGGTGGCTCGCTTTGGTACATACTCGAGTCACTAGAGCCGCACATGTTTTATGTTTACTATGCATATAACCCGCGCAAGTGCCTCAACATATTGTGTAAGCTACTTGCACTGTGTACAAGCACCCTTCATGTATAAGGTCCTGGTAGCACTtaggggccatccataaagtacgtcacacgtAAAGAGGGGGGGAGGGGGTCACCAAAGTGTGACATGGTGTGACAAGGGGTGGGAGGGGTCCTAAGTTTCGTGACATCACATTTCAAAATCTAGAGGTACTAATCgcgtaatttgaaatataaattaaactaaaaatatgtcCAACTCTATCTTTAGGGCAATACGGTTTAAATTGTTCTGTGgacaatttgtatttattcattagtttatttttttgttattgtttcaaatacatatttcatattatgttgatttcataaaaaagtacttaatttaaatggaaataaaactattttgaaactgctgttttaatttaataatttttcgatgttaaattgcaaaacatgtgacgtcacactaGGGAGGGGGGGGTCTTAGAAATGTGACCACCTGTGACAAGGACGGGGGGGGTGCTcaaaaactcatgaaattagtgtgacgtactttatggatggccccttaTAGGCTCttggattattttttatattgttagcTGTTGAAATACAACATACCTACTatgaatacaaattatttgaaaGTTTTCTCTATTAATCCTCATTATACAGCTGTTTGCTAtattgctggtgttttacaagtaaccacttgtaaaacaccagcaacctcttaggacaagatagctaacatcataagtaacaacatttgttctacaaCTATTGGCataatgcaataaattattttaaaatgatattttaagtttttattgtactctcataacatattttgtaagtctatgtgaTAACTGTTGCAGATAGGTTAAGTTCAAAGATGCTAGCGCCGGTCCGCCCCTACCTTCCCCctcgttaaaataattttcttgtttaaataatttttgggATGCGCgtagattttataatatctacacggaaaattaaatttatatatatttttgtatgaaaataaaatctaacaaattatcaaaagttgtagaacaaatgttgattacttatgatgttagctaccTATCTTGTCTGTGAGGtggctggtgttttacaagtaaccctctATACTAACAAAGGTTGCTTGATGAGCAGTGCCTCACGCAGGGCCTTGGCACGCTGCCGGTTGTGCTCTGCCCGTGCACGCTGCGCTGCACTTAAACTTAAATTGGCATCTTTCTCTTTGTCTACATCTTCAATGTTTTGCTTATCTAAAACACTTTTATCAAGTCTTTTACTGTTCCTTTCTGAATTATGTATTTCGTGGTTTTCACTCCTGAGTTGCCCATTTGCCAAATTTTCTTCGTGCATTATAAGATTTTACTAATACTATATGGGCTATGTGGCCTGAAAttatagaattttatatatttttttaagtcatTTGAtaactatatacatataaataattttattttataatttatcagtGCAGCAAAATAGAGATGGAGCATTTGTAGTTAGGTATGCCTTAAGCAAAAAACAACACAGAAAGTCATTTGAGGGCCTCGATCGCTATGGACCCCTTTTTGTAGTTGGTTGTTTTAACACATTGACAACCAACTAAAAAAGGAGGTCGATAAAGTATgcgcaaaaaataaaataacaacataTTAGCAAATTTATTGGGATAAACATCGATGAAAAACCTACCCAGTACTCACctgtttaaaattacttattgtTTCTGAATTGCGCATTGGTTacaatctatatatatattattatcacattTTATAGTTTGAACTTGGTTTTATATCCATATAATTCCCAATCCCAAATCCCAAGTTAACGTTATGTGttaactaatatttaatataggtaggtagcgtaggtaggtaatagtAGCACAGATAaagtagcctactcacgattcaatttcagtaacaatctgttgacacaatctgcagtgagctgacagattgtgtcgtgaatagtatagttgagggcacgttgggggcgtaacccaacatgttgcgtattggatcggcgcggaaacaacccgacaaattgtctcagcagattgtgtgcgtgttgaaacgtgagtattgtgattgctccaatctcggctcaatcgcgctgcgcagtaatcgcaaaatggcggttttgagataaacgcgggaaagacatttttacatatttgaggaagatgtttatattttatagccgtttatactttatagcccttgaaatctatcaataaaattggaaaaaatacaagctttacaaagataattatcatatatttcataaattagtattgcgaagcgattgcttgccacaacgtgtgcacgtcacgttgatgcctggcctgatgctaaacctaaacgcaataatacgcattattaatggatatactaatttatgaaatataagataattatctttgtaaagcttgtattttttccaattttattgatagatttcaagggctataaagtataaacggctataaaatataaacatcttcctcaaatatgtaaaaatgtctttcccgcgtttatctcaaaaccgccattttgcgattactgcgcagcgcgattgagccgagattggagcaatcacaatactcacgtttcaacacgcacacaatctgctgagacaatttgtcgggttgcttccgcgccgatccaattcgcaacatgttgggttacgcccccaacgtgccctcaactatactattcacgacacaatctgtcagctcactgcagattgtgtcaacagattgttactgaaattgaatcgtgagtaggctacttTAGTCAGAGAAATATGGAGAAATAGTAGGCTATACGGCTATTACGAACTCGCCGattgttattgtaaattgttaatgtcattattgtcatttgtcaTCCGTCAGCACGATCAAGATTCAAgacgttaattaattaaatggcTGTGTGCTGATATtggtgctgatttacacagggtcagtagacaagtcagtcgtAGCGCcaatttcggcgccgcgacatacaattataatacatatattttgatattagcACACGATATTAGTCTGGCGAAAGATGAGACTGGAAAAAGTTGGTTGGTATGaatcattttgaaattatctTTAAGGTACAATTCCGAGACAGGCCGCAGACTGCAACCGCAGGCGACACTGTGGCTACCGGCTGCGGTTACCGCAATGCTGCCTGCGGTCGCTATTCCAACTGCGGCTGCATGCCGTGGCTGCACAATGCACAGAACCGTGTCTCAGTTGTTCCAATAGCTTCATGCGAGACAGAATGTTTTATGTTAGATAACGCTACCGATAGTGTACTAATGTGTCTTTTACTAGAAGAGGAAGATGATGATGTCGTGTGAAGTCTCTGCGGTTCGCGACACGACTGCCGACTGGCGCTGCCGTCTGCGGTCGCTGCGCGCCGCAGCCGCACGCTGCGCGTtgcgtctgcaggcagcagtgttGCAGCGCTTGCCTTGtagttttcgttttttattaattgcaattaaacgacactgaaataattaatcattcgCATTCAGTGACCTACAATCGTcgattagaatatttaaaaaaaaaaaaataactcaaaTGATGGATTTTTTCACAAGTTATAGTGTTTTCAGGTTTCACACATGACGGACAGGAAAATTTTTTGACCTATTTCGgtgttttttttcaaatctattgaagtaaatcaatttttaaaaagtatgggATTAATCTCCATTAAATTATCTCGACAATAGTATGCAAAATATCTTGATTCCGTGAACTAAcaaggctataataataagaatagctGCAAAAATGaggcgaaaaaaatttttcgatcGTAAAGCACTCTCTGATGCTTCGCATCGTCGTGCAATAAATGTATAtcctaaaagaaaaaaatgcgtcttaaattattttatttaagacgcattttttcttcaatacacattttccatagtactcgaacctcttcgtcgtaaattctttgctatgactttcttcatattgttattaaacgaatttttaagtttttaactgcgaataattaaattttcgccagcggccgccatcttatcacataaacacagagcttgcagcacCTCTACCAATgattaatgtaactaatttacgatatgatcaaataattttgatcatttcatgaaaaaaccgcgCGTCTagttggccatatcgtgaaacgatttcttatcattgatctgcccaagccacatcatgatgtggccaaactaaattggccattacacgaaatgcgaccatttcgtgaaatggccaatcatttcatgaaatgagcaaatgtacgatatggccacgacacatacataaaaaaaaaacataccggctgGATTGATAACCtactcctttttttgaagtcggttaaaaaatataatttcatgaaatgttgttttttgaaaatatttcagttgGTACTAGCTTAGGATGCTAGTTTTACATTAATGAATCTTAGGAATCAAATAGTTacctaatgtttatttaattatctttcaATTGACTCCCTTTTTAAGTAAATCGATCCAATAGTTATCTACATAACCGCACAATAGAATGGCCCGATGGCCATCTTTGCTAGGTTATGGTTACCCCCTTCATTCTCCATAGGAAGTGTCTACCGCACTTTTTGTGTTCATATCAGAAAAACATGCCAATTAAGTAAATATCAGTAGTTCGTACGGTGGAGATAGGTCCCACggaaatgaattttaattcaattggGGACTGTActaagtaagtataatatattattatcaacattTTGTTGTacagattaaattaaaaaagggaTGGCGGTTGAGGAATATATGTAAAGTACAAAACGCAGTAAGTGACTGCAACACTGATGAAGAAAATACAATTACACAAACTGGCAAAATCTATCCATTCGCGTCGGTATCGCTTTGACACCGCCTCGGCGACAGAGTCCCGCGCCGGCGCCGTCGGCTGCAAGACGCGCCCCAGTTGCGAACCTAGAGCACGCGCGTTCAGCTGCGCGACCCACATCGGTGGAGCGCGCGATCTCTTTGACAGATGATTCAGAGCAAATGTCACTATAATTGACACGGTGGTTATGAAAAGCGAACACTGcaggtattttaaaatagtggGTGAATCACGACTGTGCTGTGGAATACTGAAGTTGACAATCTGTAAGACGGTGAAGTGTCCAAGCTCGCTCAGCACGGTGAGCGGCGCCCGAGAGGGGCCGCTCGCGTCCAGCAGCGCCACCGCCAGCGTGAGCGCGCTGAGCGCCTGCGTCGGAACCACGGCCAGTGCGCCCAGTCCCCACGCCTGCCGTTCTAGCGTCAACACAAAGTAGATCTGCGCATCGGCCTTGGCGTCGTTTTCACCTTGCTCGTATTCTATGATATTCCAACCCTGGCCATACTCCGCGCCCCACATTCTGACGCCTCTCGTCCCTCCGAACGTGaaggaaaatttattttcgagAGCGTCTTTTTTGCTGAATTCGAATCTACAGGTTTGCGTATCGTAGGGCCAGTCACTGAGCTTGGTAGCGCAGACGATCTCGTGCATGATCCTCATCACGCACATGACTCTTCCCTCGCTGCCGACGTGACACCCGGAGTTCATCATGAAGCTGAAGGGAACCTCGAACGCGTCTTTTGAGTTACGTAGTTTTAGCATTGGAGTCCAAATAGTCGAGGCGAAAACTTTTGATCTATCAATGCCGCCGTAGTCCTTCGGATTCCATGTCAACCGCGGATCGAGCCAGTCCATGAACATCCAAGAGTAAATACTTAACGATTCCTCTCCAGCATCGAAGAAAAAGTTCTTCAGTATGAATTTCAGCGAAACAATGGTAGCGTTTTCGGAGCTAGGAGCTTTATATCGAGTGTAAGCGCATTTCGTTTTCAAGTCTTTGAAAAGCGTAGCTTCCCAGGAGAGGTCGGGAGTGATGTTGTCGATAACACAGTCAGCGCAGCGCGCCGGTGCCACAGCGGCGAGTAGGCACGCGAGCAGCAGCATGGCGGTGTGCGCACTGGCGCCGGCATGCGCCCAGGCCGGCCCGTAACGAGAGCCGCGAACGCCCCTCGTGGTTTCAATGATAACCTGATACCGATAACGTGATTGTAACTCTAGCGCATATCATTCATTTAATAGTATTTGATTTTTAAGAAacgcaaaataaaaatgaaaatacagTGGAATTGAGAACCAGTATTAATTGACTGCGAGTTAcgacagattaaaaaaaaatattaaaaaaaaagttagaGAAGTCTCTCCTAAGGTCTCTCTCGAGAGACAGAGGAATACGCGCACGCCGCACGGCTTACAACTCTAGCAAAAAGTGTCGTGACAACTTttcgtaagaattttttccGTCTAGCCTCCTTTAACAACGCgcgataaggaacttcgttccaaaaaaataagattgaaagttacatttataatgaaaataatatatcaaagaACGAAGTACAAAGAACCAGCCCGGTCAGGTGTGTTGGCGTCGGGTCTTCCATTCAAGCCTTCACAGGCCTCGGGGTAACTATTCGGGGCGACGGCCCCTTTCAGTGGTGGCAACGCCCCGCGCGCTTGCAAAGTTAAACGCATTCGCTCAGCTGttacgttaaaaaaaatctgaatgaatgaatgaatgaaagctttattgtacacaccaaaataatgaaataacatTAAGGACGTATTTACAAATTGACGCGCATCAATTTTAGGTATTGAGTCTTACTACTACACGTGCACGGCTCACACACACATCGAAAT is a window encoding:
- the LOC123693888 gene encoding DNA repair protein complementing XP-A cells homolog isoform X2, which produces MRINRENFQIICIHSRSKLSENCIPRAIDSGGGFLIEETEEEPLRPVPAPAPIVHHTEQPHCLECERPFPQSYLFDTFDYSVCDECRDDDDKHALITRTEAKSEFLLKDCDLDARPPPLRCVRRRNPHRARFAEMRLYLRAQVEARAREVWGAPERLQRERAERDARRERASATAQRRRLRALRMDVRSSLYDRTRDLHEHAYGPERYDADNDVYERSCACGHVQTYEKM
- the LOC123693888 gene encoding DNA repair protein complementing XP-A cells homolog isoform X1: MHEENLANGQLRSENHEIHNSERNSKRLDKSVLDKQNIEDVDKEKDANLSLSAAQRARAEHNRQRAKALREALLIKQPLSKLSENCIPRAIDSGGGFLIEETEEEPLRPVPAPAPIVHHTEQPHCLECERPFPQSYLFDTFDYSVCDECRDDDDKHALITRTEAKSEFLLKDCDLDARPPPLRCVRRRNPHRARFAEMRLYLRAQVEARAREVWGAPERLQRERAERDARRERASATAQRRRLRALRMDVRSSLYDRTRDLHEHAYGPERYDADNDVYERSCACGHVQTYEKM
- the LOC123692935 gene encoding neuronal acetylcholine receptor subunit alpha-2-like, whose product is MLLLACLLAAVAPARCADCVIDNITPDLSWEATLFKDLKTKCAYTRYKAPSSENATIVSLKFILKNFFFDAGEESLSIYSWMFMDWLDPRLTWNPKDYGGIDRSKVFASTIWTPMLKLRNSKDAFEVPFSFMMNSGCHVGSEGRVMCVMRIMHEIVCATKLSDWPYDTQTCRFEFSKKDALENKFSFTFGGTRGVRMWGAEYGQGWNIIEYEQGENDAKADAQIYFVLTLERQAWGLGALAVVPTQALSALTLAVALLDASGPSRAPLTVLSELGHFTVLQIVNFSIPQHSRDSPTILKYLQCSLFITTVSIIVTFALNHLSKRSRAPPMWVAQLNARALGSQLGRVLQPTAPARDSVAEAVSKRYRREWIDFASLCNCIFFISVAVTYCVLYFTYIPQPPSLF